From Cyclopterus lumpus isolate fCycLum1 chromosome 4, fCycLum1.pri, whole genome shotgun sequence, a single genomic window includes:
- the shc2 gene encoding SHC-transforming protein 2, with the protein MLLKPKYGRFRNESVTSSDDLMQSLAMSGKVVATPVVSSSATRLPLPPLPPLPPLPPLPPLPPLPPLDHTARSTLADSPCLDGEQDATTTFCMLIPKMPQWKFSNSLLSRSPSNSSSSKDSGKAATSQNSSSHSSSSHRHSSAASASGPVASLAAVLNSCDPVCVTPCSLQAIRGQRAVAAANSANPGGHGFGATEAMASPGGSSSSRSGMNRRTRVEGMWLEGEDFTQKGGFIHKPSQGWLHPDKKIAGPGASYIVRYMGCIEVLKSMRSLDFNTRTQVTREAINRLCDTVPGGKGAWRKKAQNKNLVSVMGKSNLRFAGMSIAVNISIDGLGLLIPTTRQVIAHHPMQSISFASGGDTDTPDYVAYVAKDPVNQRACHILECADGLAQGVISTIGQAFELQFKQYLHSPPKTMASMERSARTEEVMWGEEEDFSEHNYYNSIPGKEPPVGGLVDSRLRPTGALPGHIHTQPQSTTAAQMGSPARREQASYPPGQLCYELHWDTETSGSSGLTSDGYLCADGQPPGSRDYEEHQYVNTQSLENLDYLAQGPNGHRGPRAADSPKKDLFDMRPFEDALKLHEACGGAAGSAAGVGGVRVLEDQWPSPPRRRAPVAPNEEQLRREAWYHSRMSRRDAEKLLVRDGDFLVRESTTNPGQYVLTGMHCGLPKHLLLVDPEGVVRTKDMLFESISHLISYHLQNELPIVAAESELHLKQVVRRKQ; encoded by the exons ATGCTCCTAAAGCCAAAGTATGGCCGCTTTCGCAACGAGTCTGTGACCTCCTCCGACGACCTGATGCAGAGCTTAGCCATGAGCGGCAAAGTTGTGGCCACACCGGtggtctcctcctccgccacgagacttcctctgcctccgctacctcctctgcctccgctgcctcctctgcctcctctgcctccacTGCCTCCTCTGGATCACACTGCCAGATCGACCCTGGCCGACTCCCCTTGCCTGGATGGGGAGCAGGACGCCACCACAACCTTCTGCATGCTCATCCCCAAGATGCCCCAGTGGAAGTTCTCCAACTCCCTGCTCAGCCGGAGCCCGTCCAACTCCAGCTCTAGCAAGGACTCAGGGAAGGCGGCTACTTCCCAGAACTCTTCCTCACATAGCTCTTCATCACACAGGCACAGCAGTGCGGCCTCAGCCAGCGGCCCGGTGGCCAGTCTCGCAGCGGTGCTTAACTCATGTGACCCTGTGTGTGTCACCCCCTGTTCCCTGCAGGCCATTCGAGGGCAGCGAGCAGTGGCAGCGGCGAACTCGGCCAATCCAGGGGGCCACGGATTTGGGGCCACGGAGGCCATGGCGAGCCCTGGGGGTTCCAGCAGCTCCAGGTCAGGAATGAACCGCAGGACGAGGGTGGAAGGCATGTGGCTTGAGGGAGAGGACTTTACCCAGAAGGGTGGCTTCATACACAAACCCTCTCAAGGCTGGCTGCACCCTGACAAGAAGATAGCAGGACCAGGAGCGTCTTATATTGTCAGG TACATGGGCTGCATTGAAGTATTGAAGTCAATGCGCTCCCTGGACTTCAACACGCGGACTCAGGTGACAAG GGAAGCCATTAACAGGCTGTGTGACACTGTGCCAGGCGGAAAGGGAGCGTGGAGGAAGAAG GCCCAGAACAAAAATCTTGTGTCCGTTATGGGGAAGAGTAACCTGAGATTTGCAGGCATGAGTATTGCAGTCAATATTTCCATAGATGGCCTTGGTCTGCTTATTCCTACAACACGACAG GTGATAGCGCACCATCCCATGCAGTCCATCTCATTCGCCTCTGGAGGAGACACA GACACGCCTGATTATGTGGCGTATGTGGCCAAAGACCCAGTGAATCAGAGAG CATGTCACATCCTGGAGTGTGCAGACGGTTTGGCGCAGGGTGTCATCAGTACCATCGGCCAAGCCTTCGAGCTGCAGTTCAAACAGTACCTACACAGCCCTCCCAAAACCATGGCGTCCATGGAGAG GTCTGCCAGGACAGAAGAGGTGatgtggggggaggaggaggacttctCTGAACATAATTACTACAACAGCATCCCGGGGAAGGAGCCTCCCGTCGGGGGACTGGTGGACTCTAGACTCAGGCCAACTGGAGCTCTGCCGGGTCACAtccacacacaaccacagagcacaacagcgGCACAG atggGCTCCCCAGCGAGGAGGGAGCAGGCGTCTTATCCCCCCGGCCAGCTGTGCTATGAACTGCACTGGGACACTGAGACGAGCGGCAGCTCAG GTCTGACATCCGATGGTTACCTGTGTGCTGACGGCCAGCCTCCAGGCAGCAGAGATTACGAGGAACATCAATACGTTAACACCCAAAGTCTGGAAAACCTGGATTATTTGGCGCAGGGGCCCAATGGACACAGAGGGCCCAGGGCAGCCGATAGTCCAAAAAAGGACCTCTTCGACATGA GGCCTTTCGAGGACGCCCTGAAGCTCCACGAGGCctgtggaggagctgctgggtCTGCAGCTGGAGTGGGAGGTGTCCGGGTCCTGGAGGACCAGTGGCCCAGCCCTCCACGCCGTCGAGCCCCCGTGGCCCCAAACGAGGAGCAGCTCCGCAGGGAGGCGTGGTACCACAGCCGAATGAGCAGGCGAGACGCAGAGAAACTCCTTGTCCGAGATGGAGACTTCCTGGTCCGGGAGAGCACTACCAACCCGGGACAGTATGTGCTAACCGGCATGCACTGTGGGCTGCCCAAACACCTCCTGCTAGTGGACCCGGAGGGAGTG GTCCGGACCAAAGACATGTTATTTGAGAGCATAAGCCACCTTATCTCATACCACCTTCAGAACGAGCTGCCTATTGTagcagcagagagtgagctCCACCTCAAACAGGtggtcaggaggaaacagtga
- the cks2 gene encoding cyclin-dependent kinases regulatory subunit 2 yields MSKKQIYYSDKYNDEEFEYRHVVLPKQLSKLVPSSHLMTEEEWRGLGVQQSQGWIHYMIHKPEPHILLFRRPLPKD; encoded by the exons ATGTCGAAGAAACAGATTTACTATTCTGACAAGTATAACGACGAGGAGTTTGAATACAG ACATGTGGTGCTTCCAAAGCAGCTGTCTAAGTTGGTGCCATCCTCCCATCTGATGACGGAAGAAGAGTGGAGGGGACTCGGGGTGCAACAGAGCCAGGGCTGGATTCACTACATGATACACAAACCAG AGCCACACATACTGCTTTTCAGAAGACCTCTCCCAAAGGATTAA
- the odf3l2b gene encoding outer dense fiber protein 3-like protein 2b, producing MENKYPLIAGREKGPGPGRYGLPPTIGFMGHDFTKQTSPAYSFHGRMSDTMYCVDSSPGPQYHIDAKMTRFGRDGTPAYSMLGRVKTQKELFQTPGPGAYSPEKTPPCNLQRRPPSYTMGSRSQYRGVDSVPAPNKYCLPPLMGPQVPNKQASASYTMSGSYSTGGPSVDLAQTPGPCRYNSTDPSVYLPRKPAFSMLGRHGLPRDGTNKPGPGTYDPEKVTVHKARAPAYSLGIRHSEFVTPLVVDVSD from the exons ATGGAGAACAAATACCCATTAATAGCGGGGAGAGAAAAAg GACCAGGGCCCGGGCGCTATGGGCTTCCTCCCACCATTGGATTCATGGGCCATGACTTCACCAAGCAAACTAGCCCCGCTTATTCTTTCCATGGCAGGATGAGTGACACTA TGTATTGTGTAGACTCAAGCCCAGGGCCACAGTATCACATTGATGCAAAAATGACTCGTTTCGGAAGGGATGGCACACCTGCATACTCGATGTTGGGCCGAGTGAAAACACAGA AGGAGCTATTCCAGACACCTGGACCGGGTGCATACAGCCCTGAGAAAACCCCACCATGCAACCTCCAGCGCAGACCACCGTCTTACACAATGGGCTCTCGTTCACAATACCGGGGTGTCGACTCAGTACCGGCTCCTAACAAGTACTGTCTCCCTCCGCTCATGGGCCCTCAAGTCCCAAACAAGCAAGCCAGCGCAAGTTACACCATGTCAGGTAGTTACAGCACAGGGGGACCCTCTGTGGATTTAGCCCAGACGCCAGGGCCTTGCAGGTACAACAGTACGGACCCAAGTGTTTATCTACCCAGAAAGCCGGCCTTTTCCATGCTGGGACGTCACGGCTTACCCAGAGATGGCACCAACAAACCCGGTCCTGGAACTTATGATCCAGAGAAAGTGACAGTTCACAAGGCTCGGGCACCAGCCTACTCCCTGGGCATCAGACACTCGGAATTTGTTACTCCACTAGTTGTCGATGTTTCTGACTGA